One Pseudonocardia abyssalis DNA segment encodes these proteins:
- a CDS encoding NDMA-dependent alcohol dehydrogenase — protein MQTRGAIVRQAPGKYEVVDLEVDDPRPGEVQVKLVASGLCHSDDHIATGDIPVGVYPFAGGHEGAGIVTKAPANHKGIKEGDHVVFSFLPSCGHCRWCASGQQNLCDLGAGLLAGSRWEDTSSFRLKLAGTDTPVGQMCGISTFVETTTVSADSVVKVPSDLPLDKVCLLGCNVGTGWGAAVNSAQVQPGHTVIVMGIGGVGINAVQGAAHAGAANIIAVDPIALKRENATQLGATHGVETMEEATELAKQFTNGQGADSAIITVGVIKPEYVGQAMASIRKAGTVVVTALGNIADTTPLPVSLADVTLFQKRIQGSLFGESNPNWDILRQIELYRAGVLKLDEVITTTYTLDQVAEGYEAMHAGTNQKGVIVYS, from the coding sequence ATGCAGACTCGCGGAGCGATCGTCCGTCAGGCACCCGGCAAGTACGAGGTCGTCGACCTCGAGGTGGACGACCCCCGTCCCGGCGAGGTCCAGGTCAAGCTCGTGGCCTCCGGCCTGTGCCACTCCGACGACCACATCGCCACCGGCGACATCCCCGTGGGCGTCTACCCGTTCGCGGGCGGCCACGAGGGCGCGGGCATCGTCACCAAGGCCCCGGCCAACCACAAGGGCATCAAGGAGGGCGACCACGTCGTCTTCTCGTTCCTGCCCTCCTGCGGTCACTGCCGCTGGTGTGCCTCGGGCCAGCAGAACCTGTGCGACCTCGGCGCGGGCCTGCTCGCCGGCTCGCGCTGGGAGGACACCTCCAGCTTCCGGCTCAAGCTCGCCGGCACCGACACCCCCGTCGGCCAGATGTGCGGCATCTCGACGTTCGTGGAGACCACCACCGTCTCCGCCGACTCCGTGGTGAAGGTCCCCAGCGACCTGCCGCTGGACAAGGTCTGCCTGCTCGGCTGCAACGTCGGCACCGGTTGGGGCGCCGCGGTCAACTCGGCGCAGGTCCAGCCCGGACACACCGTCATCGTCATGGGCATCGGCGGCGTCGGCATCAACGCGGTCCAGGGTGCGGCGCACGCGGGTGCGGCCAACATCATCGCCGTCGACCCGATCGCGCTGAAGCGCGAGAACGCCACCCAGCTCGGTGCCACCCACGGCGTCGAGACGATGGAGGAGGCCACCGAGCTGGCCAAGCAGTTCACCAACGGCCAGGGTGCCGACTCGGCGATCATCACCGTCGGCGTCATCAAGCCCGAGTACGTCGGGCAGGCCATGGCGTCGATCCGCAAGGCGGGCACCGTCGTCGTCACCGCGCTGGGCAACATCGCCGACACCACCCCGCTGCCGGTCTCGCTGGCCGACGTCACGCTGTTCCAGAAGCGCATCCAGGGTTCGCTGTTCGGCGAGTCGAACCCCAACTGGGACATCCTGCGTCAGATCGAGCTCTACCGGGCCGGCGTGCTGAAGCTCGACGAGGTCATCACCACGACCTACACCCTCGACCAGGTCGCCGAGGGCTACGAGGCCATGCACGCGGGCACGAACCAGAAGGGCGTCATCGTCTACAGCTGA